A single region of the Nitrospira sp. genome encodes:
- a CDS encoding outer membrane beta-barrel protein, which yields MLGIVVMCAPVLVHAENYAAFAVGPNVATLDTTDAGKLDLNTNLAFGAKYGHYFDDRGFNWFGLEVDVYRSQSNVKAQTPPRQGTNLLLSGPIPGSDFLVHSLAFNALVRVTGYQYKVEPYAGLGLGLNLGNISDGNFRPEASFAPSFNVLAGIKYYLTAKVAPFIEYKYNFAHFSFDRTNVTADYRANLFMFGVAYHFDR from the coding sequence GTGTTGGGAATTGTTGTCATGTGCGCGCCGGTGCTCGTCCATGCCGAAAACTATGCCGCCTTTGCGGTCGGACCGAATGTAGCAACCCTGGACACCACGGACGCCGGAAAACTCGACCTCAATACCAATCTGGCCTTCGGCGCGAAATACGGGCATTACTTTGATGACCGTGGATTCAACTGGTTCGGGCTCGAGGTCGACGTCTATCGCTCTCAGTCGAACGTCAAAGCCCAAACGCCCCCACGGCAAGGCACCAATCTGCTTCTCTCGGGGCCGATTCCGGGGAGCGATTTCCTGGTTCACTCCCTTGCGTTTAATGCGCTGGTTCGCGTGACCGGCTATCAGTACAAAGTCGAGCCCTACGCCGGGCTCGGGCTCGGCCTCAATCTGGGGAATATTTCGGACGGAAACTTCCGACCGGAAGCGTCGTTTGCTCCCAGTTTCAACGTGTTGGCAGGCATCAAATATTACCTCACCGCAAAAGTCGCCCCGTTCATCGAATACAAATATAACTTCGCGCACTTCTCCTTCGATCGAACCAACGTCACGGCCGACTACCGCGCCAACCTCTTCATGTTCGGCGTCGCCTACCATTTCGATCGGTAG
- a CDS encoding polysaccharide deacetylase family protein: MTNIPNACYLSLDVEDYTHATMLDMGLRPRTNPDQTWRGLRRILSVLRQAGGRPNMTLFTTGQIARDQPDLIREMSRLGHEIACHGDQHENVCSLSRTEFAENVRRAKDALEDACGQRVIGFRAPNFSLDERSPWAYAVLSEAGFLYDSSLVMGGPRVSREPYDVFQLSGARLYEFPLYRYPVVGTRGIRVIGGTYFRWLPLSAIIALMRQALRLGYMPLVYLHAADADDQPSPVTWKDMRGLSYLSRSRWIIRQKQWMLGTEAVADKLLALLKLFPHLGPMSTTLPMHHNSRLNASD, translated from the coding sequence ATGACCAACATCCCGAACGCCTGCTATCTTTCGCTGGACGTGGAAGACTATACACACGCCACTATGCTCGACATGGGACTCCGGCCGCGGACGAATCCGGACCAAACCTGGAGAGGGCTCCGCCGGATTCTCTCGGTGCTCCGTCAAGCCGGCGGTCGTCCCAACATGACGCTGTTCACCACTGGCCAGATTGCGCGGGATCAGCCCGATCTCATCCGTGAAATGAGCCGGCTCGGCCATGAGATCGCCTGCCATGGCGATCAGCATGAAAATGTCTGTTCGTTGAGCCGGACGGAGTTCGCAGAGAATGTCCGTCGCGCCAAGGATGCACTCGAAGACGCCTGCGGACAACGGGTGATTGGATTCAGAGCGCCGAATTTTTCCCTCGACGAACGGTCTCCCTGGGCCTATGCCGTTTTGTCGGAGGCGGGGTTCCTGTACGACTCCAGTCTTGTCATGGGAGGCCCCCGCGTCTCGCGCGAGCCCTATGACGTCTTCCAGCTGTCAGGGGCCCGGCTGTACGAGTTTCCGCTGTATCGCTATCCCGTTGTCGGCACTCGTGGCATCCGAGTCATCGGCGGGACCTACTTTCGATGGTTGCCGTTGTCGGCCATCATCGCGTTAATGCGCCAGGCCCTCAGGCTCGGGTACATGCCGTTGGTCTACCTGCATGCTGCGGATGCGGACGATCAACCCAGCCCCGTGACCTGGAAAGACATGCGGGGACTGTCCTATCTGTCGCGCAGCCGCTGGATCATCCGTCAAAAGCAATGGATGCTGGGCACAGAGGCCGTCGCAGACAAGCTGCTCGCGCTGCTCAAGCTCTTTCCTCACCTTGGACCGATGAGCACGACACTGCCGATGCACCACAATTCCCGATTGAACGCATCCGACTAG